The Dioscorea cayenensis subsp. rotundata cultivar TDr96_F1 chromosome 11, TDr96_F1_v2_PseudoChromosome.rev07_lg8_w22 25.fasta, whole genome shotgun sequence genomic interval tgtgaaaaagaaggaaagttGAAAGTGCCAAAAAGATGTGCTGTTATAAACGATAAGACAAAGCAAGAACAATTTGTAGAAGTATCTAGTTTCAAAATACCATAGGACTTGAAATGAACTATGTAAAAATGGAGGGTTTCGTAGAAAAGCACAcatgatgaaaataatatagatactaaacaaaataaagtttgaCCAAACTAACTGGGCTAATTTCTGATGATTATGGCCAAGCTTCACTTCccatcttttatttataaaggaAGAATGTAACAGAGTTTCAAGAACATTTACCTTGCTCATTGTATCAATATATGTTGCCTTAACCTCATTATATATCTCCCTACCATGttctttaagaaaaataatcaagCACCTGCAATATCAATGTACGTAAAAAAGATTTAATACAATCAAGAAATTCTTGTAAAAAGAGTAAGCAGCAAACTAGCTGCAACTATTATATTGCCAACATGACAATAATATGGAAAGGACAACCATCGCGCATTGTGTTAATATCTAACATCAAAGTGATCAGCAAAAAACTGGAGAAGCTTACTGGTTTCCAAACACAACTATGCACTTTATGAAAAGTTTATTGGACACATGTAGCTATGCTACAAGGACTCAAGAAAATATCCTGGCATCTCAAATAACTAAGGCACATCACATTTCTGATGAACTGATGGTCCTTTACAGAATTgctttttttgttaaaaaaagaaaaaaatgttacaACTATGAGACAAAGAGTAGAATCAGGAAACATATGCAGAAAAACTGTGAAATCTCGTATGTGGTGCAGCATGAATTCTATTTcttaaaatacaaacatatatcaATAAGATCACCAGAAGCTTATGATGAAGGGCATACATAATTTGATAATACTAAGCACTAGGCAAAACCAGATACGCAACATgacaatcaaattaaatcaacacTATACAAAAGATAAATCAAAACAGATATGGAATGGAATCAATATGTGGAAAGAAATCTTACTTATACTTAAGAAGAATACTGTGCTGCAGGATCTGGACgcttgtttttaaatttctcaAGGCATGTATTTTTTGCACAATGAACTCAAATAccttttgaaagaaagtttcACCATTAGTGGTtctgaaaatcaagaaaaatgtaTAATCATAACTAATCACATGCCTATTATGTCGTTTGTGAATTATTCCAAGTAGACACACCACAAAAATATATCGAATGGaaagaatgaaacaaaattgCAAGCCTGGGTACTATGCAACAAGAATCAATAAAACACGTAAAATTTGCCGAAACTGATTTTTGACTCAACAAGTATGACTTGttcaaaaaatatacatttaaaagCACCTGTTATctccattaataaaaaaatacgcACATCACTGGTACAAGAGGGTTCCATCAGTGACCATAGCGAGTGACCAAATGTTCATTTGGCAATCAAACAGATtatcatttcaaataaattccAATCATGTCAAAATTGAACTTGAAGGTATTTCACacccaaaaaaatacttttactGTAATTTGATGTTCCTCACATTGACTTAGAACAGCCAGCCATCCAATATTATCCTCAAACAGAATAGAAAAAGTCAAGAACAAGCAACCCTTGTAAAAAAATGTTCCTAACTAGTACAAAGTTGACATTTGCAGATGTGAAAagttcaaaaatccaaaaagttTCCACATAATAAATCCCTATAGCAAATGAAtataagaatgaaaacaaaacacgAGCATTACTTCATCTAGTTCACAACCTTTGAGACTGCCTTTTGCCGAAGCCTTTCCAGTTCTAACTGAACATCTTTTGGAGCTTTTGATGTTTTAACAACTTCAGCAaatttcaacttctttcttAGTGACTCTAGAGTCTTTAAGCACTCTTCATTGACCTGGAAAGCACAGTTAGTAAATAGCTAAAACAAAGTGTTCTTTGCCTATAAGGCAACTAAACAGTAATTCATTGACCGCATTTTCAGAAGAGCAAATATCAAGTTTTAATTCTCCTTAAAAGAAAGAGTTCCAGTTAGCTAATCTCATTACATTATAGGAATTCATTCAAAACACTTGCTAACTGCCATGACTTCTTATCAACCAACTAAAACGGCCTGCTTATGTTCGGACTTACAATAGGCAGCATAAGACAAATGCTGAAAGATGTAACTTATGATCATGTTGACAGTAGAAATATATTTCttgaaaaaattgattataCCAAATATACCATATTCGAAAATATACCAAGTAaagcaaatatttatttaaaaaataattaaaaatcttaATGTGCTCTTTTCCAAAGATATGTTACCTCATGGCTTAACATTCACAAATAGAAATTATCAATGAGAatgaaaagcaaaataaatatggtctggagaattttaaaaatacatttctGAATTCAGACAAGCACAGTGCTCTTCCTGGTAAATAAATGTATTCATGAGGAACACATAAATACGCCAATCAAATTGAATATGGAGGGGATGACAAGAGTACCTCTCCATCAACAATTATATCAACCATTCCTGGAGTAACAATAATGTCTtcaacaaattttgtcaattttgATTCTGCAGCCTGTAGAACAATTTATCATAATGAACAAAACAGGAAACATACAGGTATGTCAAAAATGTAAAAGTCAAATGATCATGAAGCTAGGCATACCAGGGAAGAATGATTATTAAGAAATATAGAGAAGTTGACTAATTGAAACTACTTATGCAATTATTTCCTTTGGGATAGTTTTGTGGAGCAAATTGTCAGCCATTACTTTTAGAATAAGAATAATATCAGTCATCGCATTAACCAATCACAATATAGAAAATGGATGTGAACAATGACATATCTTGCATTACAGAGTATTTTAATTTACAATTATCTAATAATATTGCCAAAGAAATGTGTTCAAAATGTGACCTAAAAAAATTGCTGATCAAAGATGCATGCGCCAAACTTCACTTGTTTGCGCAAACTTAAATATAGGAATGGTAAGATGTCCCACAAAATTCCATCAATCATAAGCAAAAAACCTCAAATGGTCACGCCATTTtctaaaaaagttaaaataagcagatgaagaaaacaaataataaaccaAGCTAAAAGAACATGGCAGTGTATACCCATCGAGATCAATTAACAATGAGTGTAGCGTCAAAATAAGGGCAACCATACATAGGACTTAGTAGACCATCGGAATTGTCATGCCTAATTATTGATACACCAAACACATTATTGTAAGTTTTCTGATTTGCCGAAGCCTAGAAACAAAAACTGACATGAGAAATTGCTTTTGACACTAGAGCACCATCTTTAAGATGTACCAATTGGCAGaaataagtttaataaaaattatatacaacAGGGATCTTATGTATTACAAATCTTCATAAATCACAGCATTGCGAGGTTTTTTACTTTAGACTAAGGAAATACTACATAATACGGGTGTTATGGCATAAAAAACTATTTCACTCaaagtggaatatttttttattgtaaagtGCGTGGCGGTCCGGCGACCTGCCGATAGTCCACCGGCTGTCTGGCCGGCTGGTCTCCGGCGACCGGCCAACCGGTTAcaattattttctcattgtaataatttatgtaataattttttattttattaaccaaacactcattctataagaataaaatatgccacAATTTCCGTAATAATCATTTGCACttcttacataataaaattataccatattttttattttgtaaccaAATAGAGCCTTAGGTTTGGTTATCTAGTAGTCttctaatatataaaaaaaacttcattattgATCTCAAACAGTAAGACAACATTATACGTCTGACTGACAGTTCAGTCCATAacttccaatttttcaatttcagACCCATTCCATTGACTTCTCTtggatgtttttttatcttAGAGCTTATGGAACCAATCTCAGCCTACAACAAAGACTTTGGTTATAACAAAACTCAAAGAAGAATAAGCTTTTCATACTAGAACACTACAGAATAATGgtactaacaaaaataaaaaaaataaaaaaaacattgcacCAAAACTGGAAATGAAGTTCCTTCTTGACAATAATAAATACGTGTTTAAGAACGAAATTCAATATGCAGGCAATAATCTATTCCTAATagacaacaaatatataaccaCTCAAGAGGAAAATTTATGTAATCTAGATTCATGATAAGGACATGCCTGTACACTAGTGACTAGAAAGCATTCAGTAGTAAACTGATGTTCAAAAAATTTACATCTAACTCAGTAGTTTGCCACCAGTCAGCCACTGTGTACCTAAAAGCatcattaaaaatgatttttaccAAAAAGAGAAAAGCATCCTCACAGAAAATTAAGATATTCATTTTTAGATCTACCTAAATCTGTGATAAAATGCAATAACAATCACAGATTTGACCATGCAGTACGACTAAGTTATCACTCTCTTTGATGTAATAATGCATTACTGAGAGAAGAAACTCCATAGATAAACCGACATGCGCACACACAATGAACAACACATTCACGCACTGAGAAACTTCTAGAACAAAGATATGATTGCATCATTGTGCTCAGCATCTTTAtcattatagaaaaaaaaaaatccaaaggaCACCAACAATTAACAGTAGTTAATTCCTTCCACAGTCTTTAACAATCTCCCCAGGAAGTATTCTAACCTGCATGGAGTCCAATTCAACCTGGCGAACATTGTTCTCCACACCCTTGGTGTGCTCCCAAAGTTTTGATACTTTTGCAAGAATGTCAGACACTTCCTGCAACATGAATAGGGAATTAACAAGGTCTGAGAAGacaaacttattcaaaaaaattggcACATGGATATGAACAGAGAAACAGAACacttaaaaatatcatattgaTGAACCAagccttttttttccttttagatTCAAATTTCATTGATAAAAACTATTTAGTTAAAATCATTTAGGAATTGAAAGTGcttcaatcaaaatcaagaaatcaCAAGTGGGAAACTTGTTTCTTTGAATCATTTTGCAGGCCTTTGTTTGCGACTGAAAGTTGTGAGGAAGCAAATTAaagggaaataaataaatatggttttTCCTCAAATGTAAAATCAAAAGGCACCCTTATCTCAGCTATTCCAGCCttcaaacaaattaaagtaTTGAAATGGATAGCTGGAATAACATAACAGATAAGATTAACTTCTTAGAGTGGTAGCACTTGCTCAAATTCATATCAATCAGACAAGCACAGAATATTCCAAACCCCATGCTCCACTTAAAATGTACACAGATGATAAAAAAACAGTTGTAACAATGATAACAGTGAAATTGTAAACGTAAACACTAACCACACAAATTTTGAAGCTACAAGCAAAAAATTTGCTGACTAAACATTAAACAAGATCTGTACAGACCATTTAACTGAAATACACAGCTCCTCTATCcactaaacaataaatatttgttCAAATTTGTGCTATCAAAAAACAGAGTTACcaaatattagtaaaaaataaatgatatttggaaaagaaaaaagtttgtGAGGGTTCCAAAAGATCAGCATCTGAGCTACTCACGTCATCAGTTTTGCATTCTTCTAGTTCCTCTTGCAGCCCTTCTAGAGACTCATAATCACTGAAACATTAACATTAGAGAAGCATAGGGATGAAAATCATGAGCAGGTAATATGTACATATAGAATTTTTTACCTAaataagatttttctaaaaagaaaaaatgaatgaaatctAACTAACAACTATAGTGCATCAACATAGGGAGAGGCTTTGGAATTTAATAATGCATATCTTGCATAGACATAATAGGCAGAACATTGATGCACAGCTTAGAAAGGACATGAATGCATTTAACTGGGAAATGAGAAGCGCTCTTCCTACTGCTCAGAAAAGTAATATTAGCAATACCACTTAAATTTTGATGCCAACGTCCAATGGAAAACCAACCTATCTGTTAAATGCTCACATCATTTTGAGAATACTGCAAATGCAATGCTAAAATAAACCTGATTACAAATCACAAACTGCATAAACCAAAACTATGTTTATCCAAGTACACAGACATACGGCCACATATCCAAATTTGTGCCAATCATTCCAGTAAGGGCAATAAAGATTgcaatgtttgattgaattCAGCTATTTGAAGGCAATCATAGGACAATTACATAAACCAATGCACTATTTTTGTCTACTGAGCCtagtttcattaaaaaaatgtataatatcTTAAAAGAAGCAGGGAAAATAAGTGGTACGGCGATAGTGATAGTTATGATTATAGACATTAGTCCTATCATCAAAAGCCTAGGAGTGCCGCAAAAGAGCAGCAGTCATCAAATAAAGACTTCTGTTTGCTAATAGAAGAAAAAGACACAATAAGAGAAGCTACCTCCTGGCATCCTCATCCAAAGCCAGATCCTCAACAAACAATCCTACATCAAATACTTGTTTCTCGGTACGTTGCATATCCAAAGTAGACTCATCCTGCATTGAAATATCATATGATTTCCAAAGCATAATAGGGCATTCGTTagacaaaaaattattaaattggcACAGATCAATTAAAATCACACGTCACATGGTATTTTGAGAtcatataagtaaataaaacaggaagaagaaaaaaacacacaatttATCAAAACTCAAGCTATCATAACTACAACAAAAACCAAGGAAATTTATAACTAGAGGGaattatacaaaaaataatgcaaaatcTTAGCTTGCCCATCTATGGTCCTTAACATAACTTTAATTCTAacattttctcttttatttgctGATAAGGGTTTTCCCTAGATAACCAAAAATTCTGGCTATTTTCCTTTTGGGGATTTCACCAACATTCTTCACTATTAGCAACAGATCAAGCAAATTACGAGCTTTGACGCTAATGCGGATCTCTGAGAAACACAAAGCCCCAACAAATCGAAAAACATATGCATCAATCCTTATCAACTGTTCTAGATTTATTGGATCTAAAAATTCGCAGAAATCCTAAGAATTACAGGGATTAGCGATTCAACACCGAAAGATCTCATCAAcgacaagtaaagaagaagattCAGAGACGAAGAAACCGGAGCGGCACTCGCTTACCATTGACAAAATCCGATCGAtcaatagatagatagatagcgagagagagagagatggggaaggagagagagaagcttcgaaataaaaatgaaaaaacaactGGATGGCTTAAAAacgaaaatatattttaaaatttagataattgatttaattttaatattctaatttaattattattattattattattatccataTTATCCATATAtctatacacatacatatatatacttaatattaATTCTATCCCCTAACTTATACTATTCATTCAAGTTTTCTTGAGTGGCCATTTGGCCTGCTTTGGTGGGTagataaacattatttttttaattaaaccctagatctcCAAAATCCCCTTTGAGGtcctctctctccttctccGCTTCCATTATCCACCTCTCCAATGGCCATATCCGgcttctgctgctgctgctcctcctcttcttcctttgCCGATGCTCTCAAGCTCACTGATGAGTTCTTTGATTCGAAGGAACCccggctttttttttttttgcatatggAGGAGTTAGAGAAGGGAGCGATTGCGAAGCCTAATGAGGGGCGGATCCGTATTTGCATTCTCCCGCAACGAGAACTTTCTCATGAACTAGCCAACCCTTATCTCCATTCGCAGGTACTTCCcagccttttcttcttctcctttctttctctCACCACTGATCCAGAACTTTCTCTCACCACTGTCCATTCGCAGGTGCTGCAAGGTGGACATGAGAGGTCCCTCCAAGCCCATCACCAGGTCCATTGCTTCTCCCAATCCTTTTGTTAAT includes:
- the LOC120271724 gene encoding uncharacterized protein LOC120271724, translating into MAISGFCCCCSSSSSFADALKLTDEFFDSKEPRLFFFLHMEELEKGAIAKPNEGRIRICILPQRELSHELANPYLHSQNFLSPLSIRRCCKVDMRGPSKPITRSIASPNPFVNLLLMLLLLLLILLFSLIDLDFIDDKRIRVKKLFSVQDFFRYAKTEGISMRIGGLRLRCLRILQLRAQIKRNLLIFFRITYIM